The following coding sequences are from one bacterium SCSIO 12741 window:
- a CDS encoding dialkylresorcinol condensing enzyme DarA translates to MKKVLVLYYSQTGQLKRILDRVMDTLQEDSEVRVDYCRYEPEQAFPFPWNAKAFFGAMPDCVLENPVPMKPLVLPKDQDYDLIILGYQVWFLSPSIPLNSLLGMPEVAGLLKDKPVVTVSGGRNMWIMAQESVKKKLHGLQAQLVGNIALVDHSPNLVSVVTIVYWLFHGKTDKLLGVFPKPGVQEEDIENASSFGDPIHKALQQGNYEPLQRELVERGAVLVKPNILSMESKAKRVFGIWAKLIQGAGKQSSVLRAILLKIFEFYLYFVILFISPLISIFSTFGRIFGKDAVRRKIKYFSGVKMQ, encoded by the coding sequence ATGAAAAAAGTCCTCGTACTGTATTACTCTCAAACCGGACAGCTCAAGCGAATTCTGGATCGAGTGATGGATACGCTTCAGGAAGACTCCGAGGTGCGCGTAGATTACTGCCGGTATGAACCCGAACAAGCTTTTCCTTTCCCCTGGAACGCCAAAGCCTTTTTTGGAGCTATGCCCGATTGTGTTTTGGAAAACCCAGTGCCGATGAAACCTCTTGTCTTACCCAAAGATCAGGATTATGATCTTATCATTTTGGGCTATCAGGTATGGTTTCTATCCCCTTCTATTCCACTCAATTCTTTGCTAGGAATGCCAGAGGTAGCCGGATTGCTGAAAGACAAACCAGTAGTTACGGTGAGCGGAGGTAGAAACATGTGGATCATGGCGCAGGAATCGGTCAAGAAAAAACTACATGGACTTCAAGCCCAGTTGGTAGGCAACATTGCTTTGGTGGATCACTCTCCCAATTTGGTGAGTGTGGTAACCATTGTTTACTGGCTTTTTCACGGAAAGACAGACAAATTGCTGGGCGTTTTTCCCAAACCCGGCGTTCAGGAAGAAGATATTGAGAATGCCTCATCATTTGGAGACCCAATTCACAAGGCACTTCAACAAGGAAACTATGAGCCTTTGCAAAGGGAGCTTGTAGAGCGTGGAGCTGTTCTGGTAAAGCCCAATATCCTGTCCATGGAAAGCAAAGCCAAGCGGGTTTTTGGTATTTGGGCCAAGCTCATTCAGGGAGCTGGAAAACAAAGTTCCGTGTTGAGAGCAATCCTCCTCAAAATCTTTGAATTTTACCTTTATTTCGTAATCCTGTTTATCTCACCCCTAATTTCAATTTTTTCTACTTTTGGCCGGATATTTGGAAAAGACGCTGTCAGAAGGAAAATTAAGTATTTTTCAGGGGTCAAGATGCAGTGA
- a CDS encoding beta-ketoacyl-ACP synthase III, with amino-acid sequence MSESVYINKISRFLPNEPVNNDEVEAKLGQVYEQPAKSRAIVQRSNKIQTRYYALDNDRNITHTNAQLAAEAVKGLADQGFPMDDMDFLACGTSTPDQLLPSHAAMVQGEIKSRPIEVNSFMGACVTGMQAMKSAWMAIRTGDKQHAVSTGSERCSTWLMAKNYEKEAENLAGLSQNPMLAFDKEFLRWMLSDGAGAALLESEPKGDLPLKVEWIDICSYANEMESCMYAGARKNEDGSLTGWSEMREQEWLDESTFAFKQDVRLLGGNIMQIGGRFFFETLQKHNLKPDDIDYFLPHISSEFFRDKLNAELAAHGVEIPAEKWFTNLTRVGNVGAASIYLMLDELIQSGDLKKGDRIFLCVPESARFLYAYSLLTVC; translated from the coding sequence ATGTCAGAAAGTGTTTACATCAATAAAATATCCCGGTTTTTACCCAACGAACCGGTAAATAATGACGAGGTTGAAGCAAAACTGGGACAGGTTTATGAGCAACCGGCCAAATCGAGAGCCATTGTGCAACGGAGTAACAAGATTCAAACTCGTTACTACGCCCTTGACAACGACCGGAACATAACCCACACCAACGCTCAGCTCGCTGCAGAAGCTGTGAAAGGTTTAGCTGACCAGGGATTTCCCATGGACGATATGGATTTTCTAGCCTGTGGAACCTCTACTCCAGATCAACTACTTCCTTCCCATGCTGCCATGGTACAGGGAGAGATCAAATCCCGCCCTATTGAAGTCAATTCATTTATGGGTGCCTGTGTAACGGGAATGCAAGCCATGAAAAGCGCTTGGATGGCCATTCGTACAGGGGACAAGCAACATGCTGTTTCAACGGGATCAGAAAGATGTTCTACCTGGCTGATGGCCAAGAACTACGAAAAAGAAGCTGAAAACCTGGCTGGGTTATCCCAAAACCCAATGCTGGCTTTTGATAAAGAATTTTTGCGCTGGATGCTTTCCGACGGAGCGGGAGCTGCTCTACTGGAATCGGAGCCCAAAGGAGATCTTCCCCTCAAAGTGGAGTGGATCGACATCTGCTCCTACGCCAATGAGATGGAAAGCTGTATGTATGCCGGTGCTCGTAAAAACGAGGATGGATCGTTAACCGGATGGTCAGAAATGCGGGAGCAGGAATGGCTGGATGAATCCACCTTTGCTTTTAAACAAGACGTAAGATTATTAGGCGGAAACATCATGCAAATTGGCGGGCGTTTCTTTTTTGAGACCTTGCAAAAGCACAACCTCAAGCCTGATGACATTGACTACTTCCTTCCTCACATTTCATCTGAATTCTTCCGAGATAAGCTCAATGCTGAATTGGCTGCTCACGGGGTAGAAATTCCAGCTGAAAAATGGTTTACAAACCTGACTCGGGTTGGAAATGTCGGTGCCGCTTCAATCTACCTAATGTTGGATGAATTAATTCAGTCAGGAGATTTGAAAAAAGGAGATCGCATTTTCCTTTGCGTACCCGAAAGTGCTCGATTCTTGTATGCTTACTCTTTGCTAACCGTTTGCTAA